In Nocardia yunnanensis, one DNA window encodes the following:
- a CDS encoding ROK family transcriptional regulator, whose product MDPAHPPTDSAAIRRRNLGLVLRHLADHGPVARTEVAAATGLAHGSVTALVADLTDRGLLREDDALRSGTRGRPGRPLRLIPSRALVAAVQVTSEHLRVAVADLAGEMLWRDTVAHALAPGTPRAMADAIAGVITRIIAALPEIGIRADTSAAESGADARSAGDHDTLAARSVLARVVIAMAGPVGDDAAHTVLVAPDFGWMEPVRLGELVARRLVGAAPAIDVVNDANAAALAEFHALNHDSRGLVLIEAGTGIGGGVVLDGRIHTGSHGVAGEPGHIPVTIDGPECVCGARGCLVLYTGPEAVFEAAGLQDRLHRSGSQAANAELLTLLRRGDVRALDALDRAARALSVAILAVTALLDADEVVLGGLLADWFPWLAPTVEARLAGRRALAGGLGLGVTPAALGADGILVGALGFARRAVLSDPSVVPPLPVGAGTRR is encoded by the coding sequence GTGGATCCCGCGCACCCGCCCACCGACTCGGCGGCCATCCGCCGTCGCAACCTCGGCCTGGTCCTGCGCCACCTCGCCGACCACGGCCCGGTCGCGCGCACCGAGGTGGCCGCCGCGACCGGGCTCGCGCACGGCTCGGTCACCGCGCTCGTCGCCGATCTCACCGACCGCGGCCTGCTGCGCGAGGACGACGCGCTGCGCTCCGGCACCCGCGGCCGTCCCGGCCGCCCCCTCCGCTTGATCCCGTCCCGTGCCCTGGTTGCCGCCGTGCAGGTCACCTCCGAGCACCTGCGGGTCGCGGTGGCCGACCTCGCCGGCGAGATGCTGTGGCGCGACACCGTCGCGCACGCACTCGCGCCCGGCACTCCGCGAGCGATGGCGGACGCGATCGCGGGCGTGATCACCCGAATCATCGCCGCCCTACCCGAAATCGGGATCCGAGCCGACACGAGCGCCGCCGAATCAGGAGCCGATGCGCGCTCCGCCGGCGACCACGACACGCTCGCTGCGCGTTCGGTTCTCGCGCGGGTGGTGATCGCCATGGCCGGGCCGGTCGGCGACGATGCCGCGCACACCGTTCTGGTCGCACCGGATTTCGGCTGGATGGAGCCGGTGCGGCTGGGCGAGCTGGTGGCGCGGCGGCTGGTGGGCGCCGCGCCGGCGATCGACGTGGTCAATGACGCCAATGCCGCGGCGCTGGCGGAATTCCATGCGCTGAACCATGATTCGCGCGGTCTGGTGCTGATCGAGGCGGGCACCGGGATCGGCGGCGGCGTCGTGCTCGACGGGCGCATCCACACCGGCAGCCACGGGGTGGCGGGCGAGCCCGGCCACATTCCCGTCACCATCGACGGTCCGGAATGCGTGTGCGGCGCGCGCGGATGCCTGGTTCTCTACACGGGCCCCGAAGCGGTCTTCGAAGCCGCCGGATTGCAGGATCGCTTGCACCGCAGCGGGTCACAGGCCGCCAATGCGGAACTCCTGACGCTGCTGCGCCGCGGGGATGTGCGAGCGCTGGATGCGCTGGACAGAGCCGCGCGCGCCCTGAGCGTCGCCATTCTCGCCGTCACCGCCCTGCTCGACGCCGACGAGGTGGTCCTGGGTGGCCTGCTGGCCGACTGGTTCCCGTGGCTGGCGCCGACGGTCGAGGCGCGCTTGGCGGGCCGTCGCGCGCTCGCCGGCGGTCTCGGGCTCGGTGTCACCCCGGCGGCGCTCGGCGCGGACGGGATTCTGGTCGGTGCGCTCGGATTCGCCCGCCGCGCAGTGCTTTCCGATCCATCCGTGGTCCCGCCGCTGCCGGTCGGGGCCGGGACGAGGCGGTGA
- a CDS encoding carboxylesterase/lipase family protein: MRAQRFGRRAVLLGAGALALTAACAGGKSGSGESGTDTVTTASGPVRGTRRATGVAFLGIPFAQPPVGQLRFAAPQPPTPWAETRDCTRYGPTAQIKQLAEVTAIPEPSIPGDDILTVNVFTPTPDKNAKLPVLVWIHGGGFVAGSPASPWYDGAAFNRDGVVLVSVGYRLGLAGFLHLDDAPDNRAVLDWIAALTWVRDNIAAFGGDPAKVTIAGQSAGGGAVWALMNTPAAKGLFRAGISESGAVTQPNDKATALALSAQFTRRTGLPATAAALRDLSKIQLQDLEDKLRAPGPDSTPAALLGLAPFADGTLIPSPSAELLKSGADQDVPLMIGFTAHEFNGASLTGAQTEVTDTTLPMALGALGFAPAAAADFRTAYPGLTANQLAGQAQSDAVIRMPSFRVAEMRAGRDQPTWLYEFTWTSNAPKFQGMSFHCLDVPFAFDVLRKDGVTAVAGDNAPQSLADAIHRAWVNFVRDGDPGTGWPRYTLDRRETMIWSAAPQVQSDPFAAQRPIWLR, translated from the coding sequence ATGAGGGCACAACGGTTCGGACGGCGCGCAGTACTGCTGGGAGCGGGGGCGCTGGCGCTGACCGCGGCCTGCGCCGGCGGGAAATCCGGCTCCGGCGAGAGCGGCACGGACACCGTCACCACGGCATCGGGACCGGTGCGCGGTACGCGCCGCGCGACCGGCGTCGCGTTCCTGGGCATCCCGTTCGCTCAGCCACCCGTCGGGCAGCTGCGATTCGCCGCACCCCAGCCGCCGACGCCGTGGGCCGAGACGCGCGACTGCACCCGATACGGCCCGACCGCGCAGATCAAGCAGCTCGCCGAGGTCACCGCGATCCCCGAGCCCTCGATTCCGGGCGACGACATCCTCACCGTGAACGTCTTCACCCCGACCCCCGACAAGAACGCGAAACTGCCTGTCCTGGTGTGGATTCACGGTGGCGGCTTCGTGGCGGGCAGCCCGGCCAGCCCCTGGTACGACGGCGCGGCCTTCAATCGCGACGGCGTGGTGCTGGTCTCGGTCGGTTACCGGCTCGGCCTCGCGGGCTTCCTGCATCTCGACGACGCCCCGGACAATCGCGCCGTACTGGACTGGATCGCCGCCCTCACCTGGGTCCGCGACAATATCGCGGCCTTCGGCGGCGACCCGGCCAAGGTGACCATCGCCGGACAGTCCGCGGGCGGCGGCGCGGTGTGGGCGCTGATGAACACGCCGGCGGCCAAAGGGCTGTTCCGCGCGGGCATTTCGGAGTCCGGCGCGGTCACCCAGCCCAATGACAAGGCCACCGCGCTGGCCTTGTCCGCACAGTTCACCCGGCGCACCGGCCTGCCCGCGACCGCCGCCGCGCTGCGCGATCTGAGCAAGATCCAGCTGCAGGACCTCGAGGACAAGCTGCGCGCCCCCGGCCCCGACAGCACCCCCGCCGCCCTGCTGGGCCTGGCTCCCTTCGCCGACGGCACACTCATTCCGTCCCCGAGCGCCGAGCTCCTGAAATCCGGTGCGGATCAGGATGTTCCGCTGATGATCGGCTTCACCGCGCACGAGTTCAACGGCGCGTCGCTGACCGGCGCCCAGACGGAGGTCACCGACACCACCCTGCCGATGGCATTGGGCGCGCTCGGCTTCGCGCCGGCGGCCGCCGCGGACTTCCGCACCGCCTACCCGGGCCTGACCGCGAATCAGCTTGCCGGACAAGCCCAGAGCGATGCCGTCATTCGCATGCCCTCGTTCCGGGTGGCCGAGATGCGCGCGGGCCGCGACCAGCCCACCTGGCTCTACGAGTTCACCTGGACCTCGAATGCGCCCAAGTTCCAAGGCATGTCGTTCCACTGCCTGGATGTGCCCTTCGCCTTCGACGTGCTGCGCAAGGACGGCGTGACGGCGGTGGCGGGCGACAACGCGCCGCAATCGCTCGCCGACGCCATCCATCGGGCATGGGTGAACTTCGTGCGCGACGGGGACCCGGGAACGGGCTGGCCCCGCTACACTCTCGACCGGCGCGAGACCATGATCTGGTCGGCGGCACCGCAGGTTCAGTCCGATCCCTTCGCCGCACAGCGTCCGATCTGGCTGCGCTGA
- a CDS encoding S1 family peptidase has protein sequence MQLSPRWIAPAAVAVACGFSAVPAAHAETGDAAQADSGGTVAALGGGSGLVLGKSTKCSLTTIGYDAAGRLVGFTAGHCAEAGTAVRGEQFPDAGVVGVVQDSDAELDYAVIEFDPAAVTPLHAVNGSAITGLAGAPPEWSVVCQNGRTSGRACGVVWSSSPVGFTEQACSSYGDSGAPVTFGDQLVGMVSAPLISDTRVLRFSCTDTSNPVHSPVIAVAFDTVRNAVDAGKGVGSGFQPV, from the coding sequence ATGCAGTTGTCGCCACGGTGGATCGCACCGGCCGCAGTGGCCGTGGCCTGCGGATTCTCCGCTGTCCCCGCCGCGCACGCCGAAACGGGCGACGCCGCGCAGGCCGATTCGGGCGGCACCGTGGCCGCCCTCGGCGGCGGTTCCGGTCTGGTCCTGGGCAAGTCCACCAAGTGCAGTCTCACCACCATCGGCTACGACGCCGCCGGGCGGCTGGTCGGCTTCACCGCCGGGCACTGTGCCGAGGCCGGGACGGCGGTGCGCGGCGAGCAGTTCCCCGACGCCGGGGTGGTCGGTGTGGTTCAGGACTCCGACGCCGAACTCGATTACGCCGTCATCGAATTCGACCCGGCCGCGGTGACGCCGCTGCACGCGGTCAACGGCAGCGCCATCACCGGTCTCGCGGGCGCGCCCCCGGAGTGGAGCGTAGTCTGCCAGAACGGCCGCACCAGCGGGCGCGCCTGCGGGGTGGTGTGGTCGTCGAGTCCGGTCGGCTTCACCGAGCAGGCCTGCTCCAGCTACGGCGATTCCGGCGCGCCGGTCACCTTCGGCGATCAACTCGTCGGCATGGTCTCCGCCCCGCTCATCAGCGATACCCGGGTGCTGCGTTTCAGCTGCACCGACACCAGCAATCCGGTCCACTCCCCCGTCATCGCCGTCGCCTTCGACACCGTCCGCAATGCCGTCGACGCGGGCAAGGGCGTGGGCAGCGGCTTCCAGCCGGTCTAG
- a CDS encoding aminotransferase class V-fold PLP-dependent enzyme: MSPAPAFAALVRDEFVPTTTYLNAASYGLLPKSVVAAVVTAEEQRMRGEFDIPGVDAVIDECRAAFGRLTGFAATQVAVGSQVSQFVGLVAQSLPPGSGVLVPEHEFNSVLWPFLVRTDLDVRVVPLAELPDAVHPGIDLVAAAVVQSADGAVLDIAATVAAARAHGARVLFDVSQAVGWLPVHETGADWIVSVGYKWLLGPKGTAFLAGTPAALDELTPLAAGWYAGYNPWETCYDGPLRLAPDARRFDVGPVWPAWHGQRRSLDLLERVGIETIQRHDLALADRLRKGLGLPEGDSPVVSLAVSEAQLERARAAGIVGAMRAGRLRLACHLYNTEDDVDRALDALD; encoded by the coding sequence ATGTCGCCTGCGCCCGCCTTCGCCGCCCTCGTCCGTGACGAGTTCGTGCCCACCACCACGTATCTCAATGCGGCCAGCTATGGCCTGCTGCCGAAATCCGTGGTGGCGGCCGTGGTCACGGCCGAGGAACAGCGCATGCGCGGGGAGTTCGACATTCCCGGCGTGGACGCCGTCATCGACGAGTGCCGCGCGGCGTTCGGGCGGCTGACGGGTTTCGCGGCCACGCAGGTGGCGGTGGGATCGCAGGTATCGCAGTTCGTCGGGCTGGTGGCGCAGAGTCTGCCGCCGGGGTCGGGCGTGCTGGTGCCCGAGCACGAATTCAATTCCGTGCTCTGGCCTTTCCTGGTGCGCACCGATCTGGACGTGCGGGTGGTGCCGCTGGCCGAACTGCCCGACGCCGTCCACCCCGGCATCGACCTGGTGGCCGCCGCGGTGGTGCAGTCGGCCGACGGTGCGGTGCTGGACATCGCCGCCACGGTCGCGGCCGCGCGGGCGCACGGCGCGCGCGTGCTGTTCGACGTGAGCCAGGCCGTCGGCTGGCTGCCGGTGCACGAAACCGGCGCGGACTGGATCGTCAGTGTCGGCTACAAGTGGCTGCTCGGCCCCAAGGGCACCGCCTTCCTCGCGGGAACGCCTGCGGCACTGGACGAGCTGACCCCGCTCGCCGCCGGCTGGTACGCCGGCTACAACCCGTGGGAGACCTGCTACGACGGCCCGCTGCGGCTGGCGCCGGACGCTCGCCGCTTCGATGTCGGCCCGGTCTGGCCCGCCTGGCACGGCCAGCGCCGCAGCCTCGACCTGCTCGAGCGGGTCGGCATCGAGACCATCCAGCGCCACGATCTCGCCCTCGCCGACCGGCTGCGCAAGGGACTGGGCCTGCCCGAGGGCGATTCGCCGGTGGTGTCGCTCGCGGTATCGGAGGCCCAGCTCGAAAGGGCCCGTGCGGCAGGGATTGTCGGCGCCATGCGCGCCGGGCGGCTGCGGCTGGCCTGCCACCTCTACAACACCGAGGACGACGTCGACCGCGCCCTCGACGCCCTGGACTAG
- a CDS encoding flavin-containing monooxygenase: MTRHVDVLIIGAGLSGIGMACHLTREKTGRSYLILERRTAIGGTWDLFKYPGIRSDSDMYTFGYGFRPWHGTKVLADGPHIREYIEDTAREYGVTDHIRFGRKVTKTSWSSAQGRWTVEVLDERTGKTETYTSDFLIGATGYYDYDNGYRPAFPGEENFGGRIVHPQHWPADLDYRGKKVVVIGSGATAITLIPAMSKDAAHVTMLQRSPTYIAALPADDPVAVGFKFAKVPAAVAYKAGRARNIALQRASYQLSRTNPKLSAKLMLAAVRAQVGPNIDMRHFTPSYNPWDQRLCVVPNGDLFKVLRKGEASIVTDTIETFTEKGIRVSSGAEIEADIIVSATGLSVQMLGGATLEVDGETLATRDLVAYKGALLGTVPNMMVILGYTNASWTLKADLAAEYFCRLLNHMRDNGYTEVVAVPEEGDRSEASLMGGALTSGYIQRGDGVMPRQGTRGPWQVVNNYFRDRALLRKAPLEDGILRFRRGVAAATPAGAESRSA; encoded by the coding sequence ATGACGCGACATGTCGACGTACTGATCATCGGCGCGGGGCTGTCCGGCATCGGCATGGCCTGCCACCTGACCAGGGAGAAGACCGGGCGCAGCTACCTGATTCTGGAGCGCCGGACCGCCATCGGCGGCACCTGGGACCTGTTCAAGTACCCCGGCATCCGCTCCGACTCGGACATGTACACCTTCGGCTACGGCTTCCGGCCCTGGCACGGCACCAAGGTGCTCGCCGACGGCCCGCACATCCGGGAGTACATCGAGGACACCGCGCGCGAGTACGGCGTGACCGACCACATTCGCTTCGGCCGCAAGGTCACCAAGACCTCGTGGTCCAGCGCGCAGGGCCGCTGGACGGTCGAGGTGCTCGACGAGCGCACCGGCAAGACCGAGACCTACACCAGCGACTTCCTGATCGGCGCCACCGGCTACTACGACTACGACAACGGCTATCGCCCCGCGTTCCCCGGCGAGGAGAACTTCGGCGGCCGCATCGTGCACCCGCAGCACTGGCCGGCGGACCTCGACTACCGCGGCAAGAAGGTCGTCGTGATCGGCAGCGGCGCCACGGCCATCACGCTCATCCCGGCCATGAGCAAGGACGCCGCGCACGTCACCATGCTGCAGCGTTCGCCCACCTACATCGCCGCGCTGCCCGCCGACGATCCGGTCGCGGTCGGCTTCAAGTTCGCGAAAGTCCCTGCGGCCGTGGCCTACAAGGCGGGCCGGGCGCGCAATATCGCGCTGCAGCGGGCCAGCTACCAGCTCTCGCGCACCAACCCGAAGCTGTCGGCCAAGCTCATGCTGGCCGCGGTGCGCGCGCAGGTCGGCCCGAACATCGACATGCGGCACTTCACCCCCAGCTACAACCCGTGGGATCAGCGGCTGTGCGTGGTGCCCAACGGCGACCTGTTCAAGGTGCTGCGCAAGGGTGAGGCGTCCATCGTCACCGACACCATCGAGACCTTCACCGAGAAGGGCATCCGGGTGTCCTCCGGCGCCGAGATCGAAGCCGACATCATCGTCAGCGCAACGGGTTTGAGCGTGCAGATGCTGGGCGGCGCCACCCTCGAGGTGGACGGCGAGACCCTCGCCACCCGAGACCTGGTGGCCTACAAGGGCGCACTGCTGGGCACGGTGCCCAACATGATGGTGATCCTCGGCTACACCAACGCCTCCTGGACCCTCAAGGCCGATCTGGCCGCCGAGTACTTCTGCCGCCTGCTCAACCACATGCGCGACAACGGCTACACCGAGGTCGTCGCCGTGCCCGAAGAGGGCGACCGCTCCGAGGCTTCGCTCATGGGCGGCGCGCTCACCTCCGGCTACATCCAGCGCGGTGACGGCGTGATGCCGCGTCAGGGCACCCGTGGCCCGTGGCAGGTCGTCAACAACTACTTCCGCGACCGGGCGCTGCTGCGCAAGGCGCCGCTCGAGGACGGCATCCTGCGGTTCCGCCGCGGTGTCGCCGCCGCGACCCCGGCCGGCGCGGAATCCCGCTCGGCCTGA
- a CDS encoding AurF N-oxygenase family protein: MTSAPVQADSAVEIARQYAEKLLLLSQGSVDKHFDPFTDIDWDNPDFAVTPNDPRWILPVSGDMFARHPWYQAQSEARKIAIGLWRQANIAKVGLQFETLLIGGMVQHTFKLRNGSPEFRYCTHEVIEECNHTLMFQEMVNRIGIDVPGMGPILEQLTYVVPALASLFPNLFFIAVLSGEEPIDHVQKAILRAGEEIHPIMRGVMAIHIAEEARHISFAHEFLEHHVPQSNPLNKFVLSLAFPIVMWIGGRAIVIPPRAFFREFDIPRSVRKDVFFGTDEAKEAFAGFFGDVRALATRIGLMNPVSKRVWKVLGIDGPTTRYRSEPDRPGQVRAA; encoded by the coding sequence ATGACGTCAGCACCCGTGCAGGCCGATTCCGCGGTCGAGATCGCCCGGCAGTACGCCGAGAAGCTCCTGCTGCTGTCGCAGGGGTCGGTCGACAAGCACTTCGATCCGTTCACCGATATCGATTGGGACAACCCCGATTTCGCGGTCACCCCGAACGATCCGCGCTGGATTCTGCCCGTCTCCGGTGACATGTTCGCCCGCCACCCGTGGTATCAGGCGCAGTCGGAGGCCCGCAAGATCGCCATCGGACTGTGGCGGCAGGCCAATATCGCCAAGGTGGGCTTGCAGTTCGAGACCCTGCTCATCGGCGGCATGGTCCAGCACACCTTCAAACTGCGCAATGGCTCGCCGGAGTTCCGCTACTGCACCCACGAGGTCATCGAGGAGTGCAACCACACGCTGATGTTCCAGGAGATGGTGAACCGCATCGGGATCGACGTGCCGGGCATGGGGCCGATCCTCGAGCAGCTCACCTATGTGGTGCCGGCGCTGGCCTCGCTGTTCCCGAATCTGTTCTTCATCGCGGTGCTCTCGGGCGAGGAGCCGATCGACCACGTGCAGAAGGCGATTCTGCGCGCCGGCGAAGAGATCCATCCGATCATGCGCGGCGTCATGGCGATTCACATCGCCGAGGAGGCGCGCCACATCTCCTTCGCGCACGAGTTCCTCGAACACCATGTGCCGCAGTCGAACCCGCTGAACAAGTTCGTGCTGTCGCTGGCGTTCCCGATCGTCATGTGGATCGGCGGCCGCGCCATCGTGATCCCGCCCCGCGCGTTCTTCCGCGAGTTCGACATCCCGCGCTCGGTGCGCAAGGACGTCTTCTTCGGCACCGACGAGGCGAAGGAGGCCTTCGCCGGCTTCTTCGGCGACGTCCGCGCCCTCGCCACCCGCATCGGCCTGATGAACCCGGTGTCCAAGCGGGTGTGGAAAGTACTCGGCATCGACGGCCCGACCACGCGGTATCGCTCGGAGCCGGATCGGCCCGGGCAGGTCCGAGCCGCGTGA
- a CDS encoding ABC transporter permease translates to MTVAATPLLVHPTARIAREPRLTHVGLRAALTQSLIMAQRGMLTFRHSPQLLYDAVLLPIVGPLLFGSVFGKAIAGSLDAYLPTLIPGVLVQIVLTSSVAMGVQLSEDIRSGVFDRFVSMPIARFAPVAGGLLAGATRYVIAALMVLLVGFGMGYRPAHPLGLILGAALVVFATTAMSWLFAFIGVTVAKPAAVQGMSMLVLTFASFASNALVPVAAMPTWLRHVSDYNPVSHLVAAVRTLGDSGSVGSDFAWSVLAALIVAIVFAPLTVRTLRAR, encoded by the coding sequence ATGACCGTCGCCGCCACCCCGCTGCTCGTGCACCCCACCGCCCGCATCGCGCGCGAGCCGCGCCTGACCCACGTCGGCCTGCGCGCGGCGCTGACCCAGTCGCTGATCATGGCGCAGCGCGGCATGCTGACCTTCCGGCACAGCCCGCAACTGCTCTACGACGCCGTGTTGCTGCCCATCGTCGGGCCGCTGCTGTTCGGCAGCGTGTTCGGCAAGGCCATCGCGGGCAGCCTGGACGCGTACCTGCCGACCCTGATTCCGGGTGTGCTGGTGCAGATCGTGCTGACCTCCTCGGTCGCCATGGGCGTTCAGCTGTCGGAGGACATTCGCTCCGGCGTCTTCGATCGCTTCGTGTCCATGCCCATCGCCCGCTTCGCCCCGGTCGCCGGGGGACTGCTGGCGGGGGCGACCCGCTACGTGATCGCGGCGCTCATGGTGCTGCTGGTCGGCTTCGGCATGGGCTACCGGCCCGCGCATCCCCTCGGCCTGATCCTGGGCGCGGCCCTGGTGGTCTTCGCGACCACCGCCATGAGCTGGCTGTTCGCCTTCATCGGCGTGACCGTGGCGAAACCCGCTGCCGTGCAGGGCATGTCGATGCTGGTGCTGACCTTCGCCAGCTTCGCCTCCAATGCCCTGGTCCCGGTGGCGGCCATGCCGACCTGGCTGCGGCACGTGTCCGACTACAACCCCGTCTCGCATCTGGTGGCGGCGGTGCGCACCCTCGGCGACTCCGGGTCGGTGGGCTCCGACTTCGCCTGGTCAGTGCTCGCCGCGCTGATCGTCGCGATCGTGTTCGCGCCCTTGACCGTTCGCACCCTGCGTGCCCGCTGA
- a CDS encoding ATP-binding cassette domain-containing protein, whose translation MSTQIAIETRGLGRSFGTMTAVDAVDLTVEAGTVFGLLGPNGAGKTTTVRMLATLLRPSRGTATVFGHDVVGQATAVRSMIGLTGQYAAVDENLTAWENLRLFGRLLGLSRRAAQDRAAELLEEFELTGAAQRRVSSFSGGMRRRLDLAATLITVPPLIFLDEPTTGLDPHTRERMWSVVRGLVGRGATILLTTQYLEEADALADRIAVIDHGTVVAEGTAADLKSSLGDEMLRIDLADPAQRPLADAAVERLTGVTPLHGDNPATVTVPLGDIGTAADLITACRDSGIRLRGFGVERPDLNSVFLALTQRPARTARPTERASA comes from the coding sequence ATGAGCACACAGATCGCCATCGAAACCCGGGGGCTGGGACGGAGTTTCGGCACCATGACCGCCGTGGACGCGGTCGATCTGACCGTCGAGGCGGGCACCGTGTTCGGGCTGCTCGGCCCCAACGGCGCGGGCAAGACGACGACCGTGCGCATGCTTGCGACCCTGCTGCGGCCGTCCCGCGGCACCGCAACGGTTTTCGGCCACGACGTGGTCGGACAGGCCACGGCGGTGCGGTCGATGATCGGGCTCACCGGTCAGTACGCTGCCGTCGACGAGAACCTGACCGCCTGGGAGAACCTGCGCCTGTTCGGGCGGCTGCTGGGCCTGAGCCGGCGCGCCGCCCAGGATCGGGCGGCCGAGTTGCTCGAGGAGTTCGAGCTGACCGGGGCCGCGCAACGCCGGGTGAGCTCGTTCTCCGGCGGCATGCGACGACGGCTGGACCTGGCCGCGACGCTGATCACGGTGCCGCCCTTGATCTTCCTGGACGAGCCGACCACCGGGCTGGACCCGCACACCCGCGAACGCATGTGGTCGGTGGTGCGGGGCCTGGTCGGGCGCGGCGCGACCATCCTGCTCACCACCCAGTACCTCGAGGAGGCCGATGCGCTCGCCGACCGCATCGCCGTCATCGACCACGGCACGGTGGTCGCCGAAGGCACTGCCGCGGACCTGAAGTCCTCCCTCGGCGACGAGATGCTGCGCATCGATCTCGCCGACCCGGCGCAGCGCCCGCTCGCCGACGCCGCGGTGGAACGGCTCACCGGCGTGACTCCGCTGCACGGCGACAACCCGGCCACCGTGACCGTTCCGCTCGGCGATATCGGCACCGCCGCCGACCTGATCACCGCCTGCCGCGACAGCGGAATCCGCCTGCGCGGCTTCGGCGTCGAACGCCCCGACCTCAATTCGGTGTTCCTGGCGCTCACCCAGCGCCCGGCCCGCACCGCCCGCCCCACGGAAAGGGCCAGCGCATGA
- a CDS encoding glycosyltransferase, with amino-acid sequence MQALLAFAGSRGDAQPGVLLGRELARRGHSVTLAVSPNLVEFAVQQGISAVPFGLDSGDLLRAQRDDARFRGRNPLRRVQAVLDLQRRGFAEAAGDLLALAGNQFALDGDDAVLVTGMACEEIAAEVARHHAIPLAALHFFPIRPTRAVPVLPSGPASRLPAAVHRAGWQALTKTRAWALAAEIAAFRRAAGPGADRTPSAPYTAVQAYDPALFPGIATELPGEHFTGFPVPLEGIGPRSASGTTRSGGLDAELAEWLTEGPAPVYAGFGSMPVADPVATESMAREVCRRLGLRLLLVGPMFRPRIGLDLAVVDQVDHGAVLPLCAAVVHHGGAGTTAAALRAGVPSVICSVQADQPYWGRQLEVLGLGATAPFAGLTANRLERLLIRATAPEVVARVADYGARFRDDGVARAADVIESLSAAGQSGTGPVATRPSTAPDRDVREMPTMIGGVR; translated from the coding sequence GTGCAGGCGCTGCTGGCCTTCGCGGGCAGTCGCGGTGACGCGCAGCCCGGCGTGCTGCTCGGGCGTGAGCTCGCGCGCCGCGGGCACTCGGTGACGCTGGCGGTGTCCCCGAATCTCGTGGAATTCGCGGTTCAGCAAGGTATTTCGGCAGTGCCGTTCGGGCTCGACAGCGGTGACCTGCTGCGGGCGCAGCGGGACGACGCGCGGTTCCGGGGGAGGAATCCGCTGCGGCGGGTCCAAGCGGTGCTGGATCTGCAACGGCGCGGATTCGCCGAGGCCGCCGGTGATCTGCTCGCGCTCGCGGGCAACCAGTTCGCCCTCGACGGGGACGACGCTGTCCTCGTCACCGGGATGGCGTGCGAGGAGATCGCCGCCGAAGTCGCTCGCCACCACGCCATCCCGCTCGCGGCGCTGCATTTCTTCCCGATCCGACCCACCCGCGCGGTGCCGGTGCTGCCGTCGGGTCCCGCATCACGGCTGCCCGCAGCGGTGCATCGGGCCGGCTGGCAGGCGCTGACCAAGACGCGCGCCTGGGCGCTGGCCGCCGAGATCGCGGCTTTCCGCCGCGCGGCCGGCCCGGGGGCGGATAGAACGCCGTCAGCGCCCTATACCGCCGTGCAGGCGTACGATCCGGCGCTCTTCCCGGGGATCGCGACCGAGCTGCCCGGCGAGCATTTCACCGGGTTTCCGGTCCCGCTCGAGGGTATCGGTCCCCGAAGTGCCTCGGGCACAACGCGATCCGGCGGACTCGACGCCGAGCTCGCCGAATGGCTCACCGAAGGTCCGGCCCCGGTCTACGCCGGGTTCGGGTCCATGCCCGTCGCGGATCCGGTCGCCACCGAATCCATGGCCCGCGAGGTGTGCCGCCGGCTCGGGCTGCGACTGTTGCTGGTGGGCCCCATGTTCCGGCCCCGCATCGGCCTCGACCTCGCCGTGGTCGATCAGGTCGATCACGGCGCGGTGCTGCCGTTGTGCGCGGCGGTCGTGCACCACGGGGGCGCGGGCACCACCGCCGCCGCGCTGCGCGCCGGGGTGCCGTCGGTGATCTGCTCGGTGCAAGCCGATCAGCCCTACTGGGGGCGGCAGCTCGAGGTCCTCGGCCTCGGCGCGACCGCACCGTTCGCCGGGCTCACCGCGAATCGGCTGGAGCGCTTGCTGATTCGCGCGACCGCGCCCGAGGTGGTGGCGCGCGTGGCCGATTACGGCGCGCGCTTCCGCGACGACGGCGTCGCACGCGCCGCCGACGTCATCGAATCGCTCTCCGCGGCCGGACAATCCGGGACCGGACCCGTCGCGACCAGACCATCCACAGCTCCGGACCGCGATGTCCGCGAGATGCCGACCATGATCGGAGGTGTGCGATGA